CAACCACCTCCTCCCCAGGCTGTCCCGCCGTATTCTTTGGAAAGAAAACAACACAGAAATCATGCTGATTGGTGTGGATGGACAAGTGCCTATCTCCCATCGGAATCCAACCAAGCCGATCATGCAACCCGTGCCACCAGGCAGCGCAGTGATCGGAGCTGAGCTGGCAAAACAATTCAAACTCAAGGTGCGGGAATCCATCACGATCAACCAGCAGTCGTTCACCATTCACCAAATTCATCCACCACGTGGCACGATTGATGACATCACCATCTGGATTCCTTTGAAATCGGCCCAGAACATGCTGAACCTTCCTGGTAAAATCAACGCCATCCTGGCCCTCGGCTGCAATTGCACCAGCATTGATCGACTGGGGACAATCCGCAAGGAACTTAAGACCATCCTACCCAACACCCAGGTCATTGAAATTGAAAGCAAGGCCCTTGCCCGCGCCGAATCCAGAAACAAAGTCCGCGAGGAATCCGAACGAACTCGTCAAAACATCGTCACGAGCCGAAAACAAGGTCGCAGCGACCGACAAGCTTTTGTCACCTTGCTGACACCACTCATCCTGATTGCTTCTCTTGTTGGATTGTTTACTCTCTGCCTGTTTAATGTTCGTGATCGCCGACCAGAAATCGGTCTCCTCCTATCGATGGGAATACCCTCTAGCAAAATCTTTACTCTCTTTCTTGGTAGAGCTGCATTGATTGGATGTTCGGGAACTTTGATTACTCTGACCATCATTTTTCTGCTGGATTACCCGCTTGACCACTACTGGGACTTGGCACTGCTAGCACCACTCCTTACGGTCCTGTCTGCATGGTTACCCACCCTGACGGCAGCCCGTCACGACCCATTGATCAGTTTAAAACAAGATTAATCCTCCTCAATCAATGCATGCTATCAACACAAAAGAAATCACTCAGGTTTTCGACAATGGAAACCACCGGGTGACGGCTGTCGACAAGGTCACACTCCAAATTCACCAAGGCGAACTGATTGCGATTACAGGCCGAAGCGGCAGTGGTAAATCCACCCTGCTCTATCAACTTGCAGGGCTGTTACATCCCAGCAGCGGCACCCTCCACTATGGAGAAAACCAGCCCTACAAACTCAGCACAAATAAACTTAATCAATTCCGAGCCGAACACATCGGCATGATCTATCCAGATTTCCGACTCCTGCCATATCTGAACGTCATCGAGAACATTCAATCCCCCTCATTGGCACTAAACATGACGGACGACGAAGTGAAGCAACGCGCCCTCGATTTAATTTCCAGCTTCTCTTTGCAAGACCGGGTGAACCACTTGCCTTCAGCCCTAAGTTCGGGTGAGCAACAACGTGTCGCTCTGGCCAGAGCTTTATTCACCTCTCCATCAACGATCATTGCTGATGAGCCCACAGGCAATCTGGACGAAGCCAACAGCCACAAGCTGATCAGCACACTCAAAAATTACGCCGAACAAGGAAATGTTGTGATCATTGCCACCCACGACCCCTTGGTTATGAAAGCGGCCGACCGCCAACTGCAAATGAAGCAAGGTCAACTGAGCCAGGCACTTACCTAAACCCACCTCACTCTAACTCAGCCCCATTTTAACCATGCACATCCTACTACAAGGTCAACTCGGAGCACTGACAAACTCGCCCATTATCGACTACCCGCTGGTTGAGGAAACCACCGTCGCCGACCTCATTCAGCAAATTTGCAAACGCCTACCTCAGGAAGCCCAACAACTCATCCTTCACAGTGACGGTTCATTGCGCCAAAGCCTCTTTGTTGCAATCGATGACAACCACCTCAGGGACCTCAATACCCTGATCCCGCCGAACACCAAAGAGCTGATACTCATGCCCCCGATGGCAGGAGGCTAAGTCATGCATCACAACTCTCGATGAATCACCACCATGCATCTCGACCCCACCGACCAATCCATCTATTCATGGCAACTTGACGTCCCCGGACTCGGAGCCTCTGGCCAACAAATCTTGCGCAACACCACCGCACTGGTGTCCCGAGTCGGAGGCCTTGGGGGGCCGCTTGCCCAGTCACTGGCGGCAGCCGGGTTCGGAAAAATCATTCTCGCTCATGGAGGCCCCCTGCGGCCCGACGACTTAAACCGACAAATTCTCATGACCCATGAAGGTTTGGGGAAAAACCGAGCCAAACAAGCAGCCGCCACCATTGAGCGTTTCACCCCTCGGGTTGAAACCATGGCCGTCGAATCCAACATCAATGAAACCAACGTCGAATCCCTGGTAAAACAAGCCGATATCGTTTTTTCCTGCGCCCCTCTCTTTGATGAGCGCTTACTCATGAACCGTGAAGCCATTCACCAAAACAAACTCTTCGTCGACAGTGCCATGTTCAACCTCGAAGGACAGGTTCTGGCTGTCCGCCCCAACCAAAGCACCTGTCTCGCCTGCATCACTCCAACTCCCCCTGCAGGATGGAAACGGCGTTTCCCTGTGATTGGTGCCGTTTCAGCCTTAATTGCCCAATTGGGAGTCCTGGAAGGAATCAAACTACTTACAGGAATGGCTCCAGCAAACACCGACACGCTCCTGCATTTTTCAACGCAACAATCCACACTCAGAAAAATCAAACTCACCCGCAACCCGGAATGCCCCCACTGTGGAACACACACACACGAACAAAACACCGTTACCATTCCATGAACAAGATTACTTTACTCTTCACATTCCTCATCGGAACAATGGCCATCTGCCTCTGGGCACTCTGGCCCTCACAAAAAACAACATCGGATGATAAATCCCTCACGCTTTACTGCGCCGCCGGCCTGCAGAGTCCGGTTGAAGAAATCATCGAAGACTATCACAAACTAACAGGCAGAACCGTCAAGGTCATTTACAACGGGTCGGGCGCCCTGTTATCGCAAATCAAGATTGCCCCGGGAGACCTCTATCTACCGGCAAACAACGAGTATATCCGTCAGGCTGAATCGATGGATCTCACCATGGAATCGATTCCTGCCGCGAGTATGACCGCAGTGCTCGTCGTCGCAAAGGACAACCAGAATATTCAGGATTTGGATGATCTAACTCAAGAAGGTATTCGTATCTCCTTTGCCGATTCAACGGCAGCCATTGGTAAACATGTGCGTCAGGTGCTCAGTGAACATCAACTGCTCGCAGCCATTGAAAAAAACGTCACCGTGACAAAACCAACAGTGAACAACATCATCGAAGATGTAGCTCTGGGCAGCGTCGACGCAACGATAGCGTGGGATGCGGTTGCAAACCACAACCCGAAAGTCAAAACCATCCCCATCCCCATCTTCCATAACAAACCAAGGGTAGCGGAAATTGCGGTCCTCCGCTCCAGCAAGGAGGCAAGTGCCGCACTTCACTTCGCACGTTACCTCAGCGCAAAAGATCGAGGCTTAAAAACCTTTGCTCAACACGGGTTCCAAGTCAGTCCACAAGCAGACCTATGGAAAGACGTGCCGGAGATCCTTCTCTTTTCAGGTTCCATGTTAAGGCCCGCAATCCAAGATGGTTTAAGGGAATTTGAACAACGTGAAGGTTGCCGAATTTCGACCGTTTACGAAGGCTGCGGAACCTTGGTCGCCCAAATGAAAGCCGGAGCACAACCCGAGTTCTATTTTTCCTGTGATGTCACTTTTCTGGACCAAGTCCAAGACCGCTTTGAACCCGGCACGGTGATCTCCCAAAACGAAATCATCCTCCTCGTGCCCAAAGGTAACCCGAAAAACATCCGAACCCTCGACGACCTAAACAAAGCAAACCTTAAGGTAGGGGTTGCCCATCCGGTTAAAAGCGCCCTTGGCAAACTAACCCACGACATGCTCAAGGCCTCCAGCCACCTCAAACCACTTGAAGCATCAGGAAACATCATCATTCTTGCGAGCAAGGGCGATGAACTTGTTACCCAGATGCAGGCCGGAGCCCTCGATGCCGCATTGCTCTATCGAAGCAATGCCAAAGCCAGCGAAGCCATCACCAAACATTGCTCCATCATTTCCTTGAATCGAACTGACGCCATTGCAACCCAACCTTTTGCGATTGCCGTCAATGCCCAACACCCGCAAATGATGCGCAGGCTTGGTGCATACCTCTCCAACAAACAGGCCGAGCAACGGTTCAAACATTTCGGTTTCACCTGGAAAAAAGAGACTCACAATCGGAGTAACACACCAGCAAATCCATAAGATCCTCCTCAAGCGTCTACAAATCCCTTGTTAAATTCCTGTTCACGTCCAAAAGATTACCGCTAGAATCACGAAGCACACATGAGCGATTCACAGACCACCCCTCCGCATAAAAAAAACCGGAGAGTCAAATCCGACATCCCGTTTTTTCTCGGATTGTTCGGTTTTGCCGGGGTATACCTTGTGCTCATCCTGAGTTTGCTTGTCGCCAATGCGAGTTTCATCGATGCGGAAGCCATCCGCGAGGCCTTTACCAGTGAAGCCACACTCGGCTCATTGAAGCTCACCTTTCTTACCTGCACCATTTCCGCCATCCTCTCGCTCTTTGCAGCCATCCCAATCGCATACAGTCTTTCGCGCTTCACCTTCAAAGGCAAAACCTTCGTCGACACCCTGTTCGACATCCCCATCGTCCTCCCCCCACTCGTTGTTGGACTCAGCCTGTTGATTTTATTCAACAGGCTACCCGACCCCGACAACTCTCTCGAAAAATGGCTCAACCAACACGGCATTGCCATCACCTTTCACGTCCCTGCCATCATTCTGGCCCAATTCACCGTTGCCGCCGCTTTCGCCGTGCGTAGCATGAAAAATACCTTCGATCAGATTTCGTCACGCACCGAAGACATTGCGCTCACGCTCGGTTGCAACCGATCCCAAGCCTTCTGGAAAGTCACCCTGCCTCAGGCCCATAAAGGGATCATTGCGGCCGGACTGCTAGCCTGGGCCCGTGCCCTTGGAGAATTTGGCCCCATCCTGGTATTTGCCGGAGCCACTCGCGGAAGAACCGAGGTCCTCGCCACTTCTGTGTTTTTAGAAATCAATATCGGCAACCTCGCGGGAGCTGCATCCATTTCCCTGGTCCTGATCACGCTGGCCATCCTTACCATTCTCACTGTCAGGCTCGCTGGAGACCGCCGCTAAAGCTCCCTTCGCCCAAGACCAATCCATCCAAACATGCTCAAGGTCCACCAACTCGCAGTCCACGCCGGAAGTTTCGCTCTGGAAAACATTTCCTTTGAAGTCCCGACGGGTGCTTGTTTTTCACTGATGGGCCCCAGCGGCAGCGGGAAAACAACCCTAATGGAGGCCCTCTGCGGCTTACGCCACGTGGACTCCGGCACCATCCATCTTTCGGATAGAACGATTACCGATATGCGCCCCGGCGACCGCAACATCGCACTTGTCCCGCAGGACAACGCCCTCTTCCCGCATCTTACGATCCGACAGCATCTCAGTTTCGGGCCTCAAATCCGACGTTGGAGCAAAACGGACACCCGGAACCGCTGCAACGAACTCGCCGAGCAACTAGGACTCACGCAGTTACTCGACCGCTACCCGGCCAAACTTTCAGGAGGGGAAGCCAAACGGGTCGCCCTCGGGAGAGCTCTAGCCTCACGCCCCGACCTCCTATGTCTGGACGAAGCGCTTACCGGTCTGGATGATGGAACCCACAACGAAGTGCTCAGCGCCTTGCAACAAACGATCTCTGACCACTCGGTGACCACCTTGCACATCACACATAATCGTAAAGAGGCTCAGGCACTCGCCTGCTCCATCATCGAAATGGATCAACTGAGATCACAGCCATCTCAGATCATCACCTGATGAAACGTCATCACTCGGCGATGAATGCTGCCCCGCTGCCTGTCTGAAACTTCGGAGGCGTCCAGAGAGGATTCCGTAATTAAAGAAGACCAAAATGACTGCAGCCTCCCGAACGGGATAAAAACCTCACAAATTTTTTCTAGCCATCCCCCATCCCACTAGGGCTCTGGAGCCTGAAGTCAAAATACGCTTAGCCCGAGGCAAGCTTTGGCTTGGCAAGTCACGTCTGGCTACCTAGTGTGCTAGTCAATGTGAAGAAATCCTTGTGAGGATAACAAGCCTCAATAGAAAATCAGCCTCTAAACTTAAGTCTTAACCCCACATACTCTCCATAGAATTTGACCAGACAAGCACAAAATAGCCAAAATCGCAAAATATGCGCAGTCTCGGACGCTACTCGCAGAGCAAGTTATCAACAATCAGACTAGCTTGGCCACGCACTTCGAAAGAAAGCTCTTCACACTCTGATCCAACTCTCAAAATCAAACACCCCAATCTTCTATTATGATCACGAAAATCGACCACTTAGGAATCGCCGTCAAATCTCTGGATGATGCCATCCCATACTACGAAAACGTCCTCGGCCTCGAATGTGAAGGTCGGGAAGAAGTAGAATCGCAAAACGTGAAAACGGCCTTCTTTGCTGTCGGCGAGGTTCACGTTGAACTACTCGAGCCCACCTCTCCTGAAAGCCCGATTGCAAAATTCATCGAGAAGAACGGTGAAGGCATCCACCACGTTGCCTTTGGAACCGATGACGTCATCAGCCAACTGGCACAAGCCAAGGACAACGGTGTCCGGGTTCTCCACGAAACACCGATCGATGGTGCTGGCAACAAACTGATTGCCTTCCTCCATCCCAAATCCACCGGCGGTGTTCTCACCGAGTTCTGTCAGCCCAAGTAAACCCCATTCGGTAATCACACTCTAATTCACAACAATCTATCATTATGGCCATCGAAAAAGAACTCATGGATAAACTCCAAGCCCGGAGGGACGAAGCCCTCCTCGGTGGAGGACAGGAACGCATCGACAAACGTCATGCTAAAGGGCAAATGACTGCCCGCGAACGTCTCACCTCCTTTTTTGACGGAGGTGACTTTATTGAGTTCGGTATGCACGCCCACCA
This genomic stretch from Oceaniferula marina harbors:
- a CDS encoding ABC transporter permease, whose amino-acid sequence is MSITTLIFKELRHRILGACISVLTITIALTCLVASMEAMRSYDLKTEQQLAELDQKTKETNQKLNDQIRKTMKGLGFNVHIYPATQQLSEVYAQGYASETMPEAYAQTLADSSIVSINHLLPRLSRRILWKENNTEIMLIGVDGQVPISHRNPTKPIMQPVPPGSAVIGAELAKQFKLKVRESITINQQSFTIHQIHPPRGTIDDITIWIPLKSAQNMLNLPGKINAILALGCNCTSIDRLGTIRKELKTILPNTQVIEIESKALARAESRNKVREESERTRQNIVTSRKQGRSDRQAFVTLLTPLILIASLVGLFTLCLFNVRDRRPEIGLLLSMGIPSSKIFTLFLGRAALIGCSGTLITLTIIFLLDYPLDHYWDLALLAPLLTVLSAWLPTLTAARHDPLISLKQD
- a CDS encoding ABC transporter ATP-binding protein → MHAINTKEITQVFDNGNHRVTAVDKVTLQIHQGELIAITGRSGSGKSTLLYQLAGLLHPSSGTLHYGENQPYKLSTNKLNQFRAEHIGMIYPDFRLLPYLNVIENIQSPSLALNMTDDEVKQRALDLISSFSLQDRVNHLPSALSSGEQQRVALARALFTSPSTIIADEPTGNLDEANSHKLISTLKNYAEQGNVVIIATHDPLVMKAADRQLQMKQGQLSQALT
- a CDS encoding MoaD/ThiS family protein, coding for MHILLQGQLGALTNSPIIDYPLVEETTVADLIQQICKRLPQEAQQLILHSDGSLRQSLFVAIDDNHLRDLNTLIPPNTKELILMPPMAGG
- a CDS encoding HesA/MoeB/ThiF family protein, which encodes MHLDPTDQSIYSWQLDVPGLGASGQQILRNTTALVSRVGGLGGPLAQSLAAAGFGKIILAHGGPLRPDDLNRQILMTHEGLGKNRAKQAAATIERFTPRVETMAVESNINETNVESLVKQADIVFSCAPLFDERLLMNREAIHQNKLFVDSAMFNLEGQVLAVRPNQSTCLACITPTPPAGWKRRFPVIGAVSALIAQLGVLEGIKLLTGMAPANTDTLLHFSTQQSTLRKIKLTRNPECPHCGTHTHEQNTVTIP
- the modA gene encoding molybdate ABC transporter substrate-binding protein; amino-acid sequence: MNKITLLFTFLIGTMAICLWALWPSQKTTSDDKSLTLYCAAGLQSPVEEIIEDYHKLTGRTVKVIYNGSGALLSQIKIAPGDLYLPANNEYIRQAESMDLTMESIPAASMTAVLVVAKDNQNIQDLDDLTQEGIRISFADSTAAIGKHVRQVLSEHQLLAAIEKNVTVTKPTVNNIIEDVALGSVDATIAWDAVANHNPKVKTIPIPIFHNKPRVAEIAVLRSSKEASAALHFARYLSAKDRGLKTFAQHGFQVSPQADLWKDVPEILLFSGSMLRPAIQDGLREFEQREGCRISTVYEGCGTLVAQMKAGAQPEFYFSCDVTFLDQVQDRFEPGTVISQNEIILLVPKGNPKNIRTLDDLNKANLKVGVAHPVKSALGKLTHDMLKASSHLKPLEASGNIIILASKGDELVTQMQAGALDAALLYRSNAKASEAITKHCSIISLNRTDAIATQPFAIAVNAQHPQMMRRLGAYLSNKQAEQRFKHFGFTWKKETHNRSNTPANP
- a CDS encoding ABC transporter permease, coding for MSDSQTTPPHKKNRRVKSDIPFFLGLFGFAGVYLVLILSLLVANASFIDAEAIREAFTSEATLGSLKLTFLTCTISAILSLFAAIPIAYSLSRFTFKGKTFVDTLFDIPIVLPPLVVGLSLLILFNRLPDPDNSLEKWLNQHGIAITFHVPAIILAQFTVAAAFAVRSMKNTFDQISSRTEDIALTLGCNRSQAFWKVTLPQAHKGIIAAGLLAWARALGEFGPILVFAGATRGRTEVLATSVFLEINIGNLAGAASISLVLITLAILTILTVRLAGDRR
- a CDS encoding ABC transporter ATP-binding protein: MLKVHQLAVHAGSFALENISFEVPTGACFSLMGPSGSGKTTLMEALCGLRHVDSGTIHLSDRTITDMRPGDRNIALVPQDNALFPHLTIRQHLSFGPQIRRWSKTDTRNRCNELAEQLGLTQLLDRYPAKLSGGEAKRVALGRALASRPDLLCLDEALTGLDDGTHNEVLSALQQTISDHSVTTLHITHNRKEAQALACSIIEMDQLRSQPSQIIT
- the mce gene encoding methylmalonyl-CoA epimerase, which codes for MITKIDHLGIAVKSLDDAIPYYENVLGLECEGREEVESQNVKTAFFAVGEVHVELLEPTSPESPIAKFIEKNGEGIHHVAFGTDDVISQLAQAKDNGVRVLHETPIDGAGNKLIAFLHPKSTGGVLTEFCQPK